CGACCGTCCGGAGCGTGACACGGTCACCGTCCTGGATGCGGGCACCCGGCATGTGTTCGCCGAGCCTGTCGACCTGTATATATTTTCTGTCCGATCGACCCGGTGGAGGCGTTACTCGGGACGGCTGTAGTCGGGATCGAACATCTGTGCCGACATCGGGGCCGGGTCTCCCTCGGTCAGGTTGTACCGCGAGAAGTCCTCGACGCCGGCCTCCCGGAGGAAGTCCTCGTCGTAGACGGCGTTGCCCGTGAACTCGGCCGGATCGCGGCCGAGGATCTCGAGGACCGTGTCCGCGACGATGTCGGGCGTCCGCCAGTCGTCTTCGGTCCCCAGCCCGAAGTACCGCGTCGCGCGGGTGTCGATCGCCGTGACGGGCCAGAACGCGTTACAGCCGACGTCGTCCCCGCTCAGTTCGGTGGCGAGCGAGAGCGTCAGGAACGTCATCCCGAGTTTCGACCACGCGTAGGGGGCCTCGCCGGGTGCCCGATCGACCGTCACCGGCGGCGCGTTGGCGAGCAGCCACGCGTTCTCGACGTCGGCGAGGTGGTCGACGAACGCTCGCGAGGTGAGGTACGTGCCCCGGACGTTGACGTCGGTCAGCAGGTCGAACCGGTTCGGCGGCAGGTCCGCGACGGTCGCCAACTGAATCGCACTCGCGTTGTTGATGACGATGTTGACCTCGCCGAACTCGTCGATCGCGCGATCGGCGGCCGCCTCGACGTTCGCCTCGTCGCGGACGTTTAGCTGGATCGGGAGCGCCTCGACGCCGTGATCGCGAGCCTGGCGGGCCGTCTCCTCGATCGAGCCCTCGAGGTCGCCGTCTTCGTAGTCGTCGTCCTCCTCGCTGGTCTTGCCGGTCGAGACGATATTACAGCCCCGTTCGGCGAGCGCGAGCGCGATCGCCTTGCCGATTCCGCGGGTCGTTCCGGTGATGAAGGCGGTCTGGCCCGACAGATCCGGTTTCTCCAGTGACATACCCCAGTATTCGCGACCGCGCGTATAATTGTCGGGGTCGGTCGCTGGTAGCGGCCCGCGACCGTGGCTCGCAGCCCGATCGACGCGTGGCTTTTTGTCCCGGGTGGCCCAACGACCGTCGATGACTGACTTCGGACTCCTCCCCGCGGGGATCGTCGCGGTTTGTGTGCTGCTGGGGATCAGCGCCTTCTTTTCGAGCAGCGAAATCGCGATCTTCTCGCTGCGACCCGAGTGGATAGCGTCGAAGACGGCGACCGGCGACGCCGACGCGACGACGCTCGCCGCGCTGGCCGAGAACAGCCACCGACTGCTCGTGACCCTGCTCGTGGGGAACAACGTCGTCAACGTCGCGATCTCGAGCATCACGACCGTCCTCGCGGTCACCTACCTGCCTCCGACGCAGGCGACCGTCGTAGCGACGGTCGTCGCCAGTTCCCTCGTGTTGATCGTCGGCGAGATCCTCCCCAAGTCCTACGGCCTGGGTCACGCCGAGACGTGGAGTCTCCGGATCGCTCGACCGCTGGCCGCGATCCAGCGATTCCTCTATCCGCTCGTGCTCGTCTTCGATCTCCTCACGCGCGGTCTGAGCGAACTCCTCGGCGGCGATCCGGAACTCGAGCGGCCCTACGAAGGCCCCGAGGCGGCGGTCGGGGCCGACCCGGGGAGCGAGGAGACGCCCGCGGTGACCGATCGCGCCCGCGGCGGGCGATGAACCGCCGCTCGCCGGGTTCGGACCGATCGACCGAAAATCGAACGCCGGTGGCCGACCGACGCGTCCTCAGACGCCGGCACCGGTCGGCGCGTCCGGCAAGTCGTGTTTCTCGACCTCGATATCCAGTTCCTCGAGTGCGGCCTCGAGGTGGCGTTCTTCGGCGAAGTCGACGCCGTCTTCCTCGCGGAGTCGCTGGGCCGTCGCCAGCACTTCACCGCGGCGATCGTCCGGAATCGAGAACTTGTCGGTGGCGAGTTCGATCGTGAGCCCGTTGTGGTCGCGGGTGTACAGCGAGTGGAAGATGCCGCGATCGAACTCGTTGTAGCCGCGGCCGGCGTCCTCGAGCGCCTCCTTCGTCTCGACGAACCGCTCGGGATCGACCGAGAACGAGAGGTGGTGGACAGAGCCGATCTGGTGCTGGAGCGGACGCGGATTCGAGCCTCGATCGTCGCTGACGAAGAGGGTGAGAATCCGGCCGTCACCCGTGTCGAAGAACAGGTGCGTCGAGTCCGGATCGTCGAGGTTGGGCTGTCTGAGCACCAGGGGCATCCCCAGCAGGTCGCGGTAGAACGCGATCGTGTCTTCCTCGTTACTGCCGATCAGCGTGATGTGGTCGGTTCCGGAGAGTCGAATCGGACTTTCGGGCGGGTCTGCGGTGACGTCAGGATCGTCCGTCATGTCCCGGAGTAGGGTATCGAACCCTAAATCACTGCCCCAGGACGGAGAGCGAACCGGTTCGCATCGTCCGGGCGTTCGTGGCCTCGATTCCGGTCAGTCGGCTTCCGCACCCGTCACGACGACCGGTCGATCGGTGTTGAGAATGACCGATTGCGTAACGCTTCCGAACACGGCCTTGCCGACCGGGGACCGCTTCCGGCCGCCGAGGACGATGGCGTCGACGTCGTATTCCTCGGCCCAGTCGAGGATGTCGTCTTCCGTGTCACCGCTGTCTTCGAGGATCGTCACGTCGACGTCGTGGTCCTCGAGGTGTTCCTGTGCCGTCCGGACGGATCCGATCCGAGAGGCGGATTTGAACTGCTCGAACTCCTTGGGCAGGTCCTCGCCCTCGTCGGTGAAGACGAACAGGACGTACGCCTCGACGGACTCGTCGGCGTCGGGCAACGACGCGACGTACCGGGCCTGTGCACGTGCTCGCTCTTCGGTCGTGTCGACGGGTATCAGCACGCGGTACATACCGAACAGTTCGCATGGTCGACCTATAAAACCGCTAGTGAGTTCCGGACGAGTTACAATTCCCGAGTCGGGCGAACCGGCAGTGTGCACCCGTCGACGAGCGATCGGACCGTCCCCCGCTCACTCGTCGGCGACGCCCTCGCGTTCGCGCAGCGATCGGCGCCGGATCTTGCCGGTCGTGGTCGTCGGCAGTTCGTCGACGAACTCGATGGCTCTGGGGTACTCGTACTCGGCGAGTCGATCGCGGACCAGGTCGCGGATCTCTTCGCGGACCGTCTCCGGGTCGTACTCGTCCGTTGCGGGCTGGACGAACGCCGTGATCGCCTCCCCGCGGGTCTCGTCGGGGACGCCGACGACGCCCGCCTGTTCGGCGAGCGGGTGGTGGAGGATCGCCTCCTCGACCTCCATCGGTCCGACGCGGTAGCCGCTGGTGAGGATCACGTCGTCGGTCCGGGAGACGAACCACAGGTAGCCGTCCGCGTCCCGCTCGACCAGATCACCCGTCAGGAACCATCCCTCCGCCGTCCGCTTCGCCGCCGTCTTCTCCGGCAGTCCCCAGTACTCGTCGAAGAAGACGCGTCGATCGGCCGGCTTCACCGCGAGTTCGCCCACCTCGCCGGTCGGCACCTCGTCTCGCGTGTCCGGGTCGAGGATCGCGACCTCGTAGCCGGGGAACGGCTTACCCATGCTGCCGGGACGGGTGTCGAACCAGGCCTCGGAGTTGCCGACGACGAGATTCAACTCCGTCTGCCCGTAGAAGTCGTTGATCGCGACGTCCGTGAACGTCCCGTCCACCCAGTCGACGACCTCCGAGGTGAGCGGTTCGCCGGCTGATGCGAACGTCTCGAGTTCGAGGTCGTACTCGCGCTCGGGGTCCTCGACCGACGTTAGCATCCGGAGTGCCGTGGGCGGCATGAACGAGTGGGTGACGCCGTGGCGTTCCAGCAGATCGAACACGTCCTCGGGGTCGAAGTCGTCACGCGGCCAGCCGACGACCGCACAGCCGTGGTGCCACGCCGCAAAGAGGGTCCCGCCGAGCGCAGCGCCCCACGCCCAGTCGGCCGGCGTCCAGAGGATCGCCTCGCCCTCGACGAGCCCCCGATCGAAGTAATTGTACGCCGCCGCGGCCCGGCCGAGCCACAGCGCGTGGCTGTGGAGGACCCCCTTCGGCGGACCCGTCGAGCCGCTGGTGTACATGATCGCCGTCGGCGTCTCCGGCGTCGCGTCGTAGACGTCGATTCCCGGCTCGTAGCTCCCGAGAAGATCGTCGAAGGCGTGTGCGTCACCGTCGACCGCGTCGCCGTCGCCGAGTTCGATCACGTGCTCCAGCGCCGGACAGTCGTCGCGGATCTCGTCGATCGCCTCCCGGACGCCCGGATCGACGACGACCGCCGTCGCCCCGCTGTCCTCGAGGCGGTACTGGAGGGCGTCGCGGCCGAACAGGACCGTCAGCGGGACCGAGATCGCACCGCGCTTCCAGTTCGCGAGGTGGGTGATCGGGTTCGCCGGTTTCTGGGGGACGACGACGCCGACGCGATCGCCCGCCTCGACCCCCAGATCCGCCAGCGCGGCGGCGATGCGGTCCGATCGATCGTCGAGATCGTCGAACGTGGACGTCTCGACGTCGCCGCGCTCGGGCCGTTCGTATCGCAGCGCGACCCGGCTGGTGTCGTCGTGTTTCCGGAGGAAATCGACGGCGGGATTGAACTCGTCCGGGAGGTCCCACGCGAACGCCTCGCGGGCCCGATCGTAGTCCTCGAAGGTCGGCATGACCGTCCAGCTCATGTGCGGACGTTCCGCGGCCAGCGCATAGCGTTTTTCGACACGTCGACGCGATGACTCGCGTCGGTCGGTCCCGGCTACTGCCCGCCTGCCATCGCAATACTGTTATGGGGACCCGGTGCCACGGTGGGGACATGTCACGAAACGTGTCCGCCCGGGACGTCCTCGATCGAGCGCCGGACGATCGGGTGCAGGTCCTCGACACGGACGGGACCGTCGTCGACCCGGCGCTGGAACCGGACCTCGAACCGGCGACGCTGCGATCGATGTACCGCGATATGCGCTTCTGTCGACGCTTCGACGAGCGGATGATCAGCCTCCAGCGGCAGGGTCGGCTCGGGACCTACGCGTCCCTGGCCGGTCAGGAGGGCTCCCAGATCGGGTCGACGTACGCGCTGGCCGACGACGATATGCTCTCCTACCAGTACCGCGAACACGGCGCGCTCGTCGCCCGGGATCTCCCGTGGGAGTACCTGCTGTACTGGATGGGCCACGAGGACGGGAACGCGGCACTTGCGGACGTCGACGTCTTCCCGCTGAACATCTCGATCGGCGGGCACCTTCCCCACGCCGTCGGCTGGTCGTGGGCGGCGAAGTTGAACGACGACGAGCGCGTCTCCGTCGTTCACTTCGGCGACGGGTCGACCTCCGAAGGCGACTTCCACGAGGCGATGAACTTCGCCGGGGTCTACGACGCGCCGACGGTGTTCTTCTGTAACAACAACCAGTGGGCCATCTCGGTGCCGCGGGAGACTCAGACTGCGAGTGCGACGCTCGCCCAGAAGGCTCACGCCTACGGCTTCGAGGGCGTCCAGGTCGACGGGATGGATCCGCTCGCGACCTACGTCGTAACGCGGGCCGCCCGGGAGAAGGCCCTCGACGCCGGCGACGATCGGCGCCGACCGACGCTGATCGAGGCGATCCAGTACCGCTACGGGGCGCACACGACGGCGGACGATCCGGACGTCTACCGGGACGAGGCCGAGGTCGATCGCTGGCGACGGCGCGACCCTATCGACCGGTTCGAGGCGTACCTCCGGGATCGCAGCGTGCTCGGGGACGACCTGATCCGGGAGATCGACGCGGAGATCGAGGACACGCTCGAAACGATCGTCGATCGGACCGAGGACGTCGACGCCGATCCGCGCGAGATGTTCGAGTTCACGTACGAGGACCCGACGCCGCGGCTCGACGAACAGCGCGAGTACCTCGAGGATCTCCGCGACAGTCACGGCGACCACGAATTACTCGATCTCGAATAGAAGTCCCCACACCCGCTTAAAGCGGCGAATCGGACACGGAAAAGACTACGAGACCGTCGTCACGATGCGCCGGCATGCAACTCGAACAGCCGACCCAGGACGCGACCTGGTCCGGCACGGTTCCGAACGCGTTCGACGGGCGCGTCCTCGGCCTCGTGGTCGTGATCGCGGCGCTCGCGGCGTCGCTGAACGTCCCCTACGGCGGCCTCCTGATGGCTGGCGTCGCGTTCGCCCTCCTCGCGATCGGCGGCGGCGTCGTCCACCTGCTGGGCGAGCGAAAACTCAGACGGATCACGGACGGCCTCGTCGAGCGGTGGCTCGACGCCGGCGCGCAGATCACCGACGTCACCCGCTCCTCGAAGGGAATGCGAACCGAGTGGACCGTCCACACGCCCGACGGCGAGATCACCATCGGCGGCGTCGCGCTCGTCCCAATCTCGCGACTCGCCGTCGAGTGGCAGGGCGTCGGCGACGGGATGGACGCGAGCGAGGCCGAAGCGAACCTCGATCGGGTCGCCGAGAGCCTTTTCGAGGAAATCTTCGAGATCGGCGACGCACCACAGCAGCCCTGAAGCGGAGGTTTCGGGGATTTCGATCGACGAGTGAGCGGGTAGCCGTCCCGGACGGTCGTGGTATATGATGCCTTGCAACACAGCTTTGCCGATCGGTCGCCATCACACGCGACATGAGCATCGGCACGCCGGATACGACGCCGAACTACCGCACACTCGGGGGCGAGGAATTCGAGCGACGGATCGCGGACCTCTGGGACCGGTACGAAGACTGCGACCTCTGTGCGTACGACTGCGGGGTCGATCGGACCGCAGGAAACGTCGGCACCTGCCAGGTCGACGACACCGCGTACGTCTCGTCGTACTTCCCACACTTCGGCGAGGAAGACTGCCTGAAGGGGCACAAC
The nucleotide sequence above comes from Halosolutus halophilus. Encoded proteins:
- a CDS encoding SDR family oxidoreductase gives rise to the protein MSLEKPDLSGQTAFITGTTRGIGKAIALALAERGCNIVSTGKTSEEDDDYEDGDLEGSIEETARQARDHGVEALPIQLNVRDEANVEAAADRAIDEFGEVNIVINNASAIQLATVADLPPNRFDLLTDVNVRGTYLTSRAFVDHLADVENAWLLANAPPVTVDRAPGEAPYAWSKLGMTFLTLSLATELSGDDVGCNAFWPVTAIDTRATRYFGLGTEDDWRTPDIVADTVLEILGRDPAEFTGNAVYDEDFLREAGVEDFSRYNLTEGDPAPMSAQMFDPDYSRPE
- a CDS encoding DUF21 domain-containing protein gives rise to the protein MTDFGLLPAGIVAVCVLLGISAFFSSSEIAIFSLRPEWIASKTATGDADATTLAALAENSHRLLVTLLVGNNVVNVAISSITTVLAVTYLPPTQATVVATVVASSLVLIVGEILPKSYGLGHAETWSLRIARPLAAIQRFLYPLVLVFDLLTRGLSELLGGDPELERPYEGPEAAVGADPGSEETPAVTDRARGGR
- a CDS encoding VOC family protein; this translates as MTDDPDVTADPPESPIRLSGTDHITLIGSNEEDTIAFYRDLLGMPLVLRQPNLDDPDSTHLFFDTGDGRILTLFVSDDRGSNPRPLQHQIGSVHHLSFSVDPERFVETKEALEDAGRGYNEFDRGIFHSLYTRDHNGLTIELATDKFSIPDDRRGEVLATAQRLREEDGVDFAEERHLEAALEELDIEVEKHDLPDAPTGAGV
- a CDS encoding universal stress protein, giving the protein MYRVLIPVDTTEERARAQARYVASLPDADESVEAYVLFVFTDEGEDLPKEFEQFKSASRIGSVRTAQEHLEDHDVDVTILEDSGDTEDDILDWAEEYDVDAIVLGGRKRSPVGKAVFGSVTQSVILNTDRPVVVTGAEAD
- a CDS encoding acyl-CoA synthetase, which translates into the protein MSWTVMPTFEDYDRAREAFAWDLPDEFNPAVDFLRKHDDTSRVALRYERPERGDVETSTFDDLDDRSDRIAAALADLGVEAGDRVGVVVPQKPANPITHLANWKRGAISVPLTVLFGRDALQYRLEDSGATAVVVDPGVREAIDEIRDDCPALEHVIELGDGDAVDGDAHAFDDLLGSYEPGIDVYDATPETPTAIMYTSGSTGPPKGVLHSHALWLGRAAAAYNYFDRGLVEGEAILWTPADWAWGAALGGTLFAAWHHGCAVVGWPRDDFDPEDVFDLLERHGVTHSFMPPTALRMLTSVEDPEREYDLELETFASAGEPLTSEVVDWVDGTFTDVAINDFYGQTELNLVVGNSEAWFDTRPGSMGKPFPGYEVAILDPDTRDEVPTGEVGELAVKPADRRVFFDEYWGLPEKTAAKRTAEGWFLTGDLVERDADGYLWFVSRTDDVILTSGYRVGPMEVEEAILHHPLAEQAGVVGVPDETRGEAITAFVQPATDEYDPETVREEIRDLVRDRLAEYEYPRAIEFVDELPTTTTGKIRRRSLREREGVADE
- the pdhA gene encoding pyruvate dehydrogenase (acetyl-transferring) E1 component subunit alpha; this encodes MSRNVSARDVLDRAPDDRVQVLDTDGTVVDPALEPDLEPATLRSMYRDMRFCRRFDERMISLQRQGRLGTYASLAGQEGSQIGSTYALADDDMLSYQYREHGALVARDLPWEYLLYWMGHEDGNAALADVDVFPLNISIGGHLPHAVGWSWAAKLNDDERVSVVHFGDGSTSEGDFHEAMNFAGVYDAPTVFFCNNNQWAISVPRETQTASATLAQKAHAYGFEGVQVDGMDPLATYVVTRAAREKALDAGDDRRRPTLIEAIQYRYGAHTTADDPDVYRDEAEVDRWRRRDPIDRFEAYLRDRSVLGDDLIREIDAEIEDTLETIVDRTEDVDADPREMFEFTYEDPTPRLDEQREYLEDLRDSHGDHELLDLE